A stretch of DNA from Vanacampus margaritifer isolate UIUO_Vmar chromosome 1, RoL_Vmar_1.0, whole genome shotgun sequence:
tcaaccgtccctgtgatatttagaaatctgttttttctttgtgcaataaaatgtcatttggaacaagatactgtcaatgtcttcatataagaaagaaagtaaggtaagattaatgttattgcatgaaacacctttagtattgataaaactgacataaggatttttatgggaaaataaggattttatgggtttgtaatacaggtgggaccaaattagggttgacatgtatgtatttatattttctaaAATTCCTCCAATTTTCAttgtttcttcatttatttttttctcctcttttaACTGAACAGAACTTTCTATTATTAGATGTCTCTGTGcacgtgtttttatttttttttactttaaataagaTTAAATAATAAAGTCAGTTGAATTTAGTGAGTCCTAAGTGTATAAATGGTACGTAACAAAAGAgatttccattattttctctGGTATTCTGGTAAAGtatttttcaaatcattttcttcttcattttatcTGTTAGagaattaatctttttttttctccgtatAATTCTTTCTGTTTCTGCATGCACATGTGTAATGTGTGTCCTCACAGAGTCGGAGCTGCCCCGGTAGGACTCGGCGCTGACGCTGGTACAGGTGGACTTGCGCGGGTGCTCTTCGTCAGCGACGGCGGCGCTACCCCGGTTGCTGCCCGACACCGAACTGTCGTCGCCGGCCGTCACCgagccctcctcctcctcttggtCGTAGTCGGACTCGGTGTCGGCGGGCATGCTGTAGATGGGCTCCTCGCCATCCACCAGGCTGTCCGCCATGCTCACCTTCCTCTCCGGCTCGGCCTTCTGCCCCTCCGGCGGGAGCGGGGGAGGAGCGGGGGGTACCATCCCCTCGGCGAACGCCGGCGGCGGTGGAGGGAGGTGGGCGAATATGGCCTGATCCATGGGGGTGTCCGTCTCGACCGGAGGGGGGAAGTCAGGAAGTGGGATGTACTCCTCCTCGGCGTGGAAACCCTCGTCCACCTCCTCGTCCTTTGACTTGCTGGGCTGTGTGGCGGTGGCAGCCTAAGCACGGCCCccccaaacatatttttttaaagattttcccaaaaaaacaacaacataataataattataaatgagcTAGACTCACCTGGGCGGCCTTGGGAGGTTGAGcctcgccgtcaacctcggccTGCGCCGCCTCGCCCAGAGCAGGATCCACACCGCCGAAGTTGAGCAGGTCGATGAGGCCCGTGGCCTTGCGCGAGGCCTCCTTCTTCATGCGCTTGAGCTCGGCGTCGCGGCGCAACTGCAGCTCCTGCTTGGACGACTCACACAGTTGCGACACCTCGTCCTCGCGCTTCTGCTGCAGACGCTCGATCTCGCGCTCCAGCTGAAGGATCTCCTCCATCTGACGCACTTCGTCctggagaggagaggaggagattgtttagattttttgatGTTCAAGTGGAATGGAGTGATAGTGGCCaaagtattttcattttaaagccaTATCGGCAGTAAGTGCTTCCTCCACCATCCTGCCCTATTTTGGTAATGTGAGTGCCATACAAGATTCTGGAATATGATACTAAAGCTTCATAAGAAGATCTCCAACAAACAGGTGGTATGTTCGCTCATCATGCTGGCAGAACGAACATTTGTGCTGAAGACTGAAGACCAGCGACTGACAGTGTAGCTGTCACTGCCGCCAAAGAAATGTGTGAGTGCCTCAGGGCTCATATCTCTCGCCCATGCTCTTTAACATCAGTGACATCTCACAAAATATGGCACATGGtgtttatggaggaccaaaaatgccaaaataaaaaataaaaaaataaacaaaagtgaaaataaagatggatataaaaaacataagtcaaacataaaataaaataaaaattaatctaaatggaaatgaaaaacaacaacaaaaaatattaattcataaataaataaaagtaaaaaaacatagaaaaataaaaaatgagactcaaaaaataaaaataaatataaaaaataatgtggaaataaataaatacataatagatttaaaaatcaatcaataaataaaacgtgctctcatatttatttatttcatgctgcagactctgtcagcatgaaatgcaacattaaacgttattcaaatgagggggcggtcctaagtgctCCTGAAAAACTATAAAAACTTGCCTCAGAGGATTTATTGGTCTCCTCAGTGGCTCCCTCCTGCCCCACGTCGCCTTCCGCCTCCTCCTTGCccacctcctccgcctccttttCTTGTttcctctcttcctcctccttcttcctcctctcctctctgAGTTTGCGGACACGGGCTCGGGCCACCTGGCCTCGCCGGTGCCTCTGAAGCACGAGCGCCGCCTTGCGCTGGCGGACGAAGCGGCCTCGCTGGATGTGCCTGCGCAGGTGCTTCTGCAGCGTGACGGTGCCGGCGCGCACTCGCTGGAAGTGTTTCCTAAATgacacaattatttattatagtaagaaaaaaacattattaacacattcactgccatagacggctTTAGGCGTCAAAGGTTAATTTTGAACaggttggcagtgaatgagttaaaagttagTGATACGGGGGTCTTACTTGGCCGAAAAAGTGAGAAGGTGAGCTCTTATGATCATGGCAGCCTGGCGTCGAACTTCGTCGCGGTCTTTCTCCAAGCGTTGCTCCAGACACTCTTTCATAAATACCTGGTCAGGAAATAGCAAAAGACGTagtacagattaatttattgatgtttgtttaaaaaaaaaaaaaaaaaaacgaaacagtttttttcttaattaatggttcaaaattaaatatatattgtaaatatttttttaaacaaataaacacattttattaaattaatcaaactattttatttatttatttggccctAACCAGAAATAAATCTTACTTTGGTCTTCCCCAGCTGCCACTCCTTCTTGGTCTTGTCGTATTTAGTCAGGAGATCCGTTGTCCTCTTCTTGTCATCTCCTGCTGTAGCTACTTTCTCCTTGTAAATAATCTTATACCTGTCAGGAAGAATGAATACAGGATGAAGCTATGTACTGATCCACATAGCTATTTGAATCTGTCAAAAATCAACAGATAAATACTTGTCTGCGCCAATGTTAGCTAGCGATGTGCTAcaagcaatgtaaaaaaaaactatactgtTGTTGGCTTGTTAGCCAAACCGCTAATGCTACTTTACTGACGGGTAGAATAGGATTGTTATATtgttaaacaaaatgtttgttatGCTACTAATGTGTCTAGCGGCTATGCGGCCGTCTACTTACTCATTTGAATCCTTCAACAAAAATCCAGAGGCACACTTTTGTCTACAAGGAGGTCATAtaaagtggtaccttgacttacagtACCAATTTATTGCCGTTTGTGGGTGGAGCTATGCGGTCGGATTAAGAATGACTCACCGCAAGAAGAAGTCTTTGAAAGTTCTTCGGACGGGGAAACCGGCGCGGCGGATCTTGACGGTCTCCAGCATCCCCGAGTACCTCAGCTGGTTCAGGACGACCTCCGGGTTAAACACGTTGGGATTctgccagcaaaaaaaaaaagaaggaaaaaaaaagaaaaagaatgttGAATTAATTTcaagagctaaaaaaaaaatgcaaattcatCTAATAGACATGAGGTAGAAGCAAACAAACCTTTTCCATGTTGGGCTTAATGCAGCGGATGAAGAAAGGATTGGATGCACTCAGAGTGGCCATGAGAGCATGCAGGGAGTCCTGCAGGATAGAAAGTGTCTTTAggtatgagtttaatttgttccgtgtCCACAatcgtaactcaaaacactgtATCGCAAATCATTTTTCCcctttgaaataaatggaactgTCAATACATACcagtctaaaaatatatatatatattttttgtaatgttttctaACAAGAAAATAGCACTCaattattgtactttataaaataatagaataaaaacattattaattaCAATGTATAAGAATTAAGAGGTTTATGAATAATGACTTAATGCTTCAATTCATTTTGCTACTGCTTCTGGTGTGCCTGCCTTGGACACCAGGGGCAGTAGCAAAATGAACTGATGCTAATCATTAGCATGTCAATAGCGTTttccattatatgttagcattaaattAGCGGGGTCTTTCTTTAGGCAGTTGTTTGGCTGTCAAAGCAATAAATTGTCCAAAAGACGGCCCATAGCTCGAAAGCCCCtactatacagtatttgttcatttttattttgatgatgtGTTGTAAAGCACACCCTGAATTGTGAGCTGACGGTGGGCTTGCGTCTGGCCGTTCCCATCTTCTCCTCGTTGTTCCTGCTGCCCACCTTCTCAAAAAGGTCGTAGATGAAGTCCAACCTAAAGATATTGTGCAAAATGCAGACATAACTATTATCTAAGGACTTcaaagtgcattttttaaaaatatacctaaattacatattttgtcatgaatacatttagttttttgtttttaaaacagtatCCATGAAAATATAATCAATTATAAAAAGTCTTaagtaaaaaacacaatttttattattttcaaatattattgttataatatataatataaaaaaagtcataatgtttgtgtattttttattattattatccaaacaaaacaaaatattttattttttaacaaaaaaaaagctaaaatttCAGTACAGATCGCACTTaagaaaatctttttatttaatttaaaaaatagatatttttagCAATTAATATTATTGGGTTCCACTGCACTACTGTAtggtttttaatttgaataaatCCTTAAATATTAATCAAATGCTCAATgaagtaggatttttttttttcgtgatcTTGGCTGTGATTGTCACACACAAACCTACCTACCTGCTGTCTTTGAGCATGTTGAGGATGTCATCTCTGAACGTGTCTCTGTTCTTTTCTAGGATGCCTTTGACGTCGTACAGGACCTGCAGCAGCACAAACGCAAAAGACATCACGTCGGCTGCATGGAGTAAAGGAAAAAACATTAGCGCTACTCACCTCCCCGGCGTAATGTTTGATACCGAACTGATGATCGGCCAGTCTGGGCTTCACGTAGTAAGGGTTGGTCTGCCATGAAGTGGCAACGTCAGTATTGTCTGCATTGTATGCATTGTATGCCATGTTCAAACcaccaaaaaaaggacaataacTCACAGAGTGTCTGCTGTGAAGCTTCTCTAGAAGAGTGAAGTCTGTGCCTTTGGGGAAGCGACTCTCTTCGTTCACCAGAGCCAACAAGCCCAATTTCTGAAGGGCCAAGGACAGTCGTCGGTCCATTAGATACAACGAAAAATAATAGAAAGATAAAAATATGCTAGTCACACCCATTTGGCTGTTGGAACGACAAGCTAGGTCGACAGCACCGTGTTCCACATGCTAATTTTGAACTTGAGGCCTTGCTCTACATTTGATATAAATTCACCACTATATGTGTGATACCTTCTCGATGAGGTCAAGACACTCGGCATTGTCCATCCAGTCGATGGCGTCCCACTGGACACCTTCCCTGCCAAgaccacaacaaaaacaacaggacATTAGACGCCACGttgtacattacattacattacttaaaaatgaaagaataacaaaatatatatatataataattttaacttattacaaaaaaaataaaaaataaaataaaataaatatgtttgaatgaaaacaataaaattgtaaaaataagataatgtaaaccaaattaaaaaaaactaataaaacattgaacatgtttaaaaattggaaaatgaaaaaaaagcacaaatatttttgaaatacagtaATACTAAATTAAGAACTGAAAAATACAAGACAAATATTTATATGAAAGAACaagaaaatgcatatttaataTGAAATACGTAACTAATTCAAccatcaaatttttttttaatttaaacaaattgaaaaataattaagtcaacaaaaaatgaaaaattctaaTTTGTAACATTACTAAattgcaaattaaaaacaacttacaaaataaacataaatgataaactaaaaactaaaacagaCTCGCGCACCTGTTGTACTCAAGCTGCTCCAGGGAAAAGATGTGCTTGTTGAAGTACTCCTGCAGCTTCTCGTTGGCATAGTTGATATTGAATTGCTCAAAGCGATTCACCTGAATGCAGACACATACCGACTCATACTGaatgtgcgcgcgtgcgtgctcTCTTTCATTCGTGTGTGCCTTTGCTCAAACAAACCTCAAAGTTCTCAAAGCCGAAAATGTCCAGGATGCCGATGGACTTAAAATTTTCCTTCCCTTTTATCTTCTGATTGATCGTTAGGATGATCCAGGAGAAACATTGGGAATACAGCGCCATGGCAACAGAGTCCCGGGAATCCACGGCCTGCGACAACGCCATGGGAGGGCGCTTAGCATTGCAAGGAAATAAATCCCAGTGAAAATCAATTGGCGAGTGTTTAACAACCTGCTCGATGGTGAGTGGCGAGCATATCTCTTCGCCTCGCAGGATGATGGAGCGCTGAGTCAGCACTTCGGACAGCTGGAAAGCGTCGAGACCAAGCAGCTCGCTGGCGTTGGTCACCActggaaaacaaacacactgcGTTATCCAAGATGAGACTGAGGGCAACAATAAGACGGAAGCACTGCAACATAGTGGAGACCGTGGAGTATTTGTAATACTGCAGTCACAGGGTAAGACAAAACAATTTACCCAAGAGGAGACTATGGGCAGCAAGAAGATGCAGCAATGTGTGGAGTATAATAATACTGCAGCATCCAGAGAGCCAAGTCAAGGCAACAGGGTAACCTACCTATTTAATGATTAacaaaatgtatcaaatgtGGTAAGGAGACAAATTTAACCCAGGGCAGGAAGACATTTTAACACTGCAGAAAAGTGGAGAAAGTGGAGTATGTAAAATACCACATAAACAGTCTAAACTCACATTCATTAGGAGACAAGTTTTATTCAAGAGGAGACTGTGGGCAGCAAGAAAACGAAGCACTGCAGCATAGTGGAGACCAGTGAATACGACAGTAAATGTGTACGctaacatgaattaaaaaaaaatcagtagcaGTAAAGATGAGACTTGGGGCAGAGACTTGGGGCAGAGACAAAGTGGCGAATGCGGAGTATGATGCTGCAGCATCCACAGAATGCACACAGACACTTaatgtgttaaatgtttttttgcttgccaCCGACCTTGCTTGGTGGTGATCTGAGCTCCTCCCGCCGTCATGAACTCCACGTTGCCCAACTGCAGGACGCCCGAGAGGAGCTTGAACATGTCCCGGATCTCCTCCTCGGAGAACTCCAGTACCTTCAGCGCCTCCTACAAGCAACCAGTGTTGAGAAGTCAAAATAGATTCTGCTATATATGTAAGTTGGTGGAACTGTGTCATTTCTCCCAGCCAATCGGCAAAGAGGTCCAATGGACAATTGATTCTCATTGAACTCAttctaatgaaaatgaaattagATTGTActtctatttaaaaacaaacaaacaaaaaaaaaacaataattgttGAAAAGGCgacaaagttgttttttctttctttctttctttctttctttctttctttctttctttcaagacACCGGTGTGAAGACAGCTCATTCACCTGAATAAGTGAACTATTAGTATAACTCCCCtacaataataatgtttttaaaagtaatatactaaaaataaatgtttgattcCTTATCAATTAGCAAAGAAAGGTGATAATAATGAATCCTTGTTTTACTAAATAGAATGGAGGGAAAATGACATTGtacttattaaaaataaataacaaaaattaagtaaatactataaaaataacaacaaaatatgattacctacaaaaataaaaacaactaaagcATATTAAGTAATGTAAACAATTCTCCATGCCAATTGGCAATGCTGGGAAAAATTACTTTACACTTTATCgataaataaatgctaaaatattaagtaaaaaaataataataatttgacaattACACAACACATGTTTATCATATACAAATATTAGaactataaatttaaaaaaaataatttaaaatatatttcttgagaaattattaaaaaaatatgttctggcataaaaaaatacaaattaaacaaataaaaaccgACAGAAatgtacatgtttatttttttgttattttattattacaaattacaaaacaaacacacattgcgttaaaatgttaacatttgggaaaaaaaatacattatgccAATATatcattatataaatattttacctattatttttaatattatcatTTAAATAAGCATTGTAGTATTTACACATTTTCGGGAAAAATCTgtattatttgtcattgttttcttcattctttctcttcttttcttATATGCCTGTCAATACTGATACAACTTGATAAATAAGCAGTGATTATATATGCTGAACTCACCATAACACTGTTAAACAGCTCTTTGTCATTCAAGCTCTTGTCCTTCAGGCAACCTGACTGGCTGAGATAGTGGAACGATTCCGCTGGATCCTCCAGGAAATAGAGACCtgaccaaataaaaacaaatgaaaaggcaggaaggggtaattaattaaatttgataCTCAAGCAAACTTACTTTTGTGCTCTTTGTTGGCTCCTGCCAGCAGCGCATAGAAGATGTGGTAGTTGCGTTCTCCGGGATTCTGTCGCACCACTCGGTTCTGCAACCAATCAACCCAATCATCAACATtcctacaaacaaaacaaacctgtCACAAATTATTCAAAGGCGGTTACCTTTTCCAGTAAATCTGACAGAACGCAAGTCAAGGACAGTCAACAGCAAAATGTgtgagcttgctgacagggtggacattttaggctaatgttagcatttaattGGCACATTATAGTAATATGAATCCATTTATTGTTGCGTTTGTGAGGGATGAGGTATTTTTTAGGCAGAAAAGGATACAATCAATGACGCAGCCTCCCTGGATGTTGCCACTCTCTGAGAAGTGAAGATGGATGAACTTCCCAAAGCGGCTGGAGTTGTTGTTGTAAACGGTCTTGGCGTTCCCAAACGCTTCCATGATGGGACTGCGAAGAGAAGAGGGGTACTCAAAGCTCTCTGGACAAATCTTTTGGGACACTATAATTCAAATCAAGTGTTTGATTGGTCAATTAAACGACTCCCTCAAATAGATGACACATTTATCCCATCAGTGGTAAATACAAATTATGACTGCCATAGTCTATAGATGCCGCCGTTGACACTtggaaattaatgaattaactCCGTTTGAGCTCTGTTGCTAAACAAAACAGCAGCCCCTAAATAGTGGAAACGTATGAATTCCCTGCAGAGTATTAAAGATAATCTTATGTGGAGACACATTTACTGTCCAAGTACACTGACGTGGTCATGCCACAATTTTGTGTGCATTGCCACCTAATATTCATTCATGAATgtgtttgcacaaaaaaaaaaaaaaaaaaacagcagcacccagAAAAGCACCAAAACTGTGTCAAAGCTGATCTTAAGTCACGTGGAGACAGTTTTTTTAAGGCCAACTAGTATTCTGGTAGACTCGGGCGTGTAGTCGCTTCAAAATGTTGAGTGCTTTATATGCGAGTCATTTGTGAACTatattgctaaccaaaacagcagcaccaacaaaacaaaaacacagtatTGACAACGATCTTACTTTCTGAGGAGACTATTTCTTTAATGATGATTTGTGTTCCAGCAGATTCTGACTTAAATGCGCCACGATGCATTGTCCAGAATAGTAATTTGAATGacattgctaaccaaaacagcagcacctaccaaaTCAATTCATTAGGATTAAAGATAATCTTACCATATGTGTAGATGCCGACTTTAACGATGATTAGCTTTTCCAGTAGACTCTGATGTGGTTGTGCCAAAATGTGTGCATTTCCCATAATAGTAACTTCAAccttgttgctaaccaaaacagcagcacaactTACACAGTATCAATCATATGTCATTTAAAAGATGACTCCAGTGGACTTTGACGTGAAGATGCCACAGTGTCCATTAATAATAACCCTTGGAACGTCTTTGCTAAGCAAAACTACCAAAGCATGTCAACCATTTTTGTTGTCTCGAACAATCTTTTCCAGTCGACTCTGCCATGTGATCACTCCACAGTATTGCACGCTTTAAGCATACCTGCTCTGTACAATAGCCTGCTCCACGCGTGTGCTCCTCTCCGACGGCGGCGTCCCAGCTGAGTTCTGGCTCATCACCGACAGGAACTGCAGCAACAGCTTGGTGCTTTCCGTCTTGCCTGCCCCCGACTCACCGCTGACACGCACACAAATTGTTAGGAAACTTTGATCGAGAGTTGCCATctccaaaagcaaaacaagattACCgtaaatccccccaaaaaggcACAATTTGAACTGAGACCACCAGATGTTGAAATAAAATTACAGATACAATAAATCCACCAAAATATGTGCGGGTTAAAATCAGATTACTGTAGAAAACCAAAAGTTGCACCAATTCAAACAAGACTAACGTTAATATCTAAAAAGTTGCTCAGGTTAAAAACTAAGACAACCGTAACCACCCCCAAAGCCACATAGGCGTACCAAACCGCTAGATAATGAAAAATAAGACTACCTTTAAAACCCCCAAATGTTGCCCAAGTTATAATGAGATGAATATATTTCTGAccaaaaatcacacaatttatAATAAGATTTATTAccataaaatttcccaaaattgtgcaatgttgtgttgtgtttacCTTAAATCTCCCCCAAAAGCGCAAGTTAAAACAAGACTAATGTAACCCCCCCATATTGTGCAAGGTGAAATCTAAATCTATAGTAAACCTTCTCAAAATTGGTCAAGTTAAAATAAGATTGCCATAAACCCCCTTAAAAGTTGGGCAGGTCAAAATAAGATGATCTTAAATCCCACAAAAAATGGGCAAATTAGAATGTTGCATGGTAAAATAAGATGTCAACAGCCCCAATATTTAACCAATTAAAATAGGACTACCGTAAAGCCCCCAAAAGTTGCGCAGGTAAAAACAAGACCACCATAAATCCCCCAATAGTTGCACAACTACTAAATCCCCTAAAAGAAGCACAAGTTAAAACAAGACATTCATAAAAACAATAGCAATGTCTTTGTCGTGGGAGCTGACCTGATGAGCACACACTGGCTGTCGTGTCTCTTCCAGATGCAGCGGTAGCATTCGTTGGCCACGGCGAAGATGTGCGGCGGCAGCTCACCCAGCTGGTGCTTGGAGTAAAGGTCCACCCGCTCCGGGTCGTACAGGCCTGGGATCTGCTTGTAAGGGTTGACGGCAGCCAGGATGCTGCCGATGTTTGTCTGGAAAGAACCATCGCCAATTAGCCTGGGCACGACGTTGCGCGTTAGCCTACTTAGCTAATTATCGCCATGGCTACGTCGTCACGTTGACAGCGTTAGCCTTAAAAGGGGTTAAAAGATTGCAGTAAAATAATTTACTTGAACGATTTCAGTGAGTCAAGGTTATTATTGATAACTcaaagtaaaactgaaaaagcatttttgcccatgaaataaaaaaaggagtgattttaaaactaataactaactaaaaaataaataaagctaaaattgaaaaacattaactataactaaaaaaaacttaactttCCATATATAAAACTAATTATTAAAACTAtaatatagtgaaaatgtatttagctTTCGTCTTTGTCAGCTTATTTCATACATGAGATTTTGGGGTTTACTGTATTCTAAATTACATGCCATACAAAAGAAGGAAGTTCGAACAGTCTTTAAGAAATTGTAATTTACGTAACTTTATAACACAATACTTAGTGATTGTTTTTAATCTTGCACTGAATAAATAcaccatatatatttttaaagtaaaactaacactaaaatttatttaaataaaataaaataaagcatacTGGAacaaataagaaaacaaaaattgaaagaaaaaaaaaacaccctaaaaactaactaaaggTAAATGAACTGACATGAAAAAAGCCTAAATGAAATACAacaatataatgaaaaatcccagaCTAATGCTTCAGTAAGTCAATgacaataaatgttttgctttcttttttcctttgccTTTGAATTTACAGTCATGCCACGTTACAGGTAATAagtgtgctgccatctagtggttaatAGTGGAATTAAACCCTATGGTTACCTTAatttactgtacaaaaaaaaagtagctataACGCACGATGGAGGTGGGTATTAAAAGTTCTCACATAGATGTTGTCCTTCTGGTAGCGCTGGTACAGATTGTGCATGATGGCCGCCTCGTGCAGCTCGGCCAGCGCCGACATATCCTCCACGCCGTCCACGCTGGACTGGTGCATGGCGTACACACGCTCTCTGGTGACCTCCGCCTGCTGCAGGTACAGCACCTGACACGCCACGCAAGACAGTCACGTGACAATCATAACTGACGTACACTTTCACGCGCACCGTAAGGCAGGGCATCGGCAGTTAGTTAAATAAGCGACTTTTTAAAGACCTATTTGAAATTGAAGGCCTATCCGTCACTAAATGGGAACGCTAGGAGTGGCCCAGTGCGCAATCAGgtcaaacacgcacgcacacacttacaGTCACACACCCTGATAGGATATTATTGCCGTTAAGGTCATCCATTCATTGCTTCAAATGTGTCCAAAAATAGAAAGTATGGCCTTTTAAAAGTGCACATTGTTAATGTCacagcttgtgtgtgtttgtgtggtgtACAGTGTGCGTTCTTGAATTGGATCGTACCTATATCCAGATTTGTATCAAATCGTCCTTATagattgtatatatttttgtattttaacgAACAAAGCATAATAAGCTACAAACTACAATTCAGTCATAATATCAACTGCTCTCACTATGATGCAGCTGCACAAAAACTACAacaaacatattgttaaattgCTATCTTATACAGCGGTTTGTATTGGATAAAAAAattggcaggtgtgtgctaTGAATCTTTTCACGTGCGCACAAACTGTGAACAACGGCCTCTAGCATGTCTGTAGTGTCTGCAATGTAACATgaaagcctctttttttgtgcGCCAGATTTTCCTTCTGAAGCTCTCTGATGTGTGAATGTGCTTTGCATGATTGAGGAGTGGAGCCAGAGAGCAGGCCAAGCGCCTCATGTGACTTTACGTATTATAGCTGAAGACAGAGATAGCAATAGACGCGACGCGcacagagaaagaaagagagagagaggagaggagagccGTTGGCACAGTGACCAATataatcatacattttttccccctagtaACTCAGGATGAACTATCAGATACTTGCAAGCAGGCTACACTGACCTCAGATCAGATATGCGCTGTATGACCTTCACGGCTCACCGTTTAATCTCATCCTGGCTGCTGCACAAGGAGCCGCTTTATGATTATTAAATTATTCCTGCCAGTGGgaaatgttccatttttttttttaatccggcCCACACAGCATTTAGATTATCAACTGTCCTCTAGTATTTGTTGCATTAATATTGCACTTTTTCCAG
This window harbors:
- the myo10l1 gene encoding unconventional myosin-X isoform X2, which gives rise to MEAFFTEGARVWVREKEQLVPATVNSCGDGTLVVTTDYGQVLYLQQAEVTRERVYAMHQSSVDGVEDMSALAELHEAAIMHNLYQRYQKDNIYTNIGSILAAVNPYKQIPGLYDPERVDLYSKHQLGELPPHIFAVANECYRCIWKRHDSQCVLISGESGAGKTESTKLLLQFLSVMSQNSAGTPPSERSTRVEQAIVQSSPIMEAFGNAKTVYNNNSSRFGKFIHLHFSESGNIQGGCVIDYLLEKNRVVRQNPGERNYHIFYALLAGANKEHKSLYFLEDPAESFHYLSQSGCLKDKSLNDKELFNSVMEALKVLEFSEEEIRDMFKLLSGVLQLGNVEFMTAGGAQITTKQVVTNASELLGLDAFQLSEVLTQRSIILRGEEICSPLTIEQAVDSRDSVAMALYSQCFSWIILTINQKIKGKENFKSIGILDIFGFENFEVNRFEQFNINYANEKLQEYFNKHIFSLEQLEYNREGVQWDAIDWMDNAECLDLIEKKLGLLALVNEESRFPKGTDFTLLEKLHSRHSTNPYYVKPRLADHQFGIKHYAGEVLYDVKGILEKNRDTFRDDILNMLKDSRLDFIYDLFEKVGSRNNEEKMGTARRKPTVSSQFRDSLHALMATLSASNPFFIRCIKPNMEKNPNVFNPEVVLNQLRYSGMLETVKIRRAGFPVRRTFKDFFLRYKIIYKEKVATAGDDKKRTTDLLTKYDKTKKEWQLGKTKVFMKECLEQRLEKDRDEVRRQAAMIIRAHLLTFSAKKHFQRVRAGTVTLQKHLRRHIQRGRFVRQRKAALVLQRHRRGQVARARVRKLREERRKKEEEERKQEKEAEEVGKEEAEGDVGQEGATEETNKSSEDEVRQMEEILQLEREIERLQQKREDEVSQLCESSKQELQLRRDAELKRMKKEASRKATGLIDLLNFGGVDPALGEAAQAEVDGEAQPPKAAQAATATQPSKSKDEEVDEGFHAEEEYIPLPDFPPPVETDTPMDQAIFAHLPPPPPAFAEGMVPPAPPPLPPEGQKAEPERKVSMADSLVDGEEPIYSMPADTESDYDQEEEEGSVTAGDDSSVSGSNRGSAAVADEEHPRKSTCTSVSAESYRGSSDSYAGSDDEHDGMMDTDEEATNGRVTLFNGNGPPYFHGYLYMKAGLMIPWRRRWCVLKDETFMWFRSKQESLKSGWLYKKGGGLSTLSRRNWKMRWFVLRDSKLMYYDNDSEEKLKGTIDIRAAKEIVDNHEKENALNIVTDERTYQVFAESPEDASGWFNVLSKVRVCTPEQLLEMSHEQANPKNAVGTLDVGLIDSVCASDNPDRPNSFVIITANRVIHCNSDTPEEMHHWISLLQKPKGDARIEEFLVRGWLQKEVKTNAKSASLKLKKRWFVLTHNSLDYYKSSERNSSKMGTLVLNSLCSVIQPDDRVHRETGYWNIIVYGRKHSYRLYTKMLNEAMRWTGAIQGVIDSKTPIETPTLQLIRDIKENSVNPEIVEQMYRRNPILRYTQHPLHSPLLPLPYGEVTSLQRQQGYASLQDEAVRVFNSLQEMETLADTVPIIQGILQTCQDLRPLREEVYCQVIKQTNHVPQPNSPANRAHWHLLTCMSCTFLPSRVILRYLRFHLKRVRERYPSTEIERYATFIGESLKKTKTREFVPSQEEIAALLVRQEMSTTVYCHGGGSCKISINSHTTAGEVVEKLIRGLAMEDSKNLFSLFEHNSVTDRALESRVIVADVLAKFERLSGSEEEEEEGEWKLYFKLYCFLDVESMHKEGVEFAFMFEQAHESLISGHFPASEETLQHLASLRLQYLHGDGAGRAGWSLGTVYPIGRLRSRIIHSTSATVGGGTADGKAAAGGPGGVGVAVEKRKTPSFLDGTLRRSFKTGSLKKQKVEEEQMLEMWVKEETSATRTSVLEKWTRLQGMAQHQAMLKYMSIIKEWPGYGSTLFDVECKEGGFPHDLWLGVSADNVSVYKRGEPKPLEMFQYEHITFFGASQLCTYKIIVDEREMFFETPLVGEVTKIMRAYINMMVKKRCSIMSVTSVASSFVR